A portion of the Bacteroides faecium genome contains these proteins:
- a CDS encoding MGH1-like glycoside hydrolase domain-containing protein translates to MNKLIVYILLLFIPTQLDAQELMKGELKRELLPQPVFPENPHFVDLYWKTWELAWGRVKYQEGVFQSPYMDENLWDDTIWIWDTEFMVLFCRYAPAVFPGIESLDNFYESILNKKSSSLRIQHPDNPPFYSWVEYEYYKMTGNKERIRKVLKDEQFLQRHYYWFDSLKRGTKLHFRHARIALEKSDIGYRWGWVQSGMDNTPRGRGRKGELLWMDAVSQQALSALYIERLAKELGDKRIAKEFAALYKENKTLLNKYYWDEKDGFYYDLSEKDTSFVKVRTPAVYWSMLAEIPDKGQAERLVKYADAPDEFGGKYPWPSVARSDKDYNHEIGDYWRGAVWLPLAYMSTKALETYGYYDIAYENSYKLLSQMSETYRTFKPATVWECYSPSAPRPSERQYKDKRELVRHDFCGWSALGPISLFIENVLGFYNIDATRDLIEWHKKGQGEQGLRNLRFGSTITDIVANGQQVQVKSNKPYTLKINGKKYRIKEGEQIITIKP, encoded by the coding sequence ATGAACAAACTAATAGTATATATCTTATTATTATTCATTCCTACTCAACTGGACGCGCAGGAACTCATGAAAGGAGAACTGAAGAGGGAATTGCTGCCTCAGCCTGTTTTCCCGGAGAATCCTCACTTTGTCGACCTTTATTGGAAAACATGGGAACTCGCTTGGGGAAGGGTGAAATATCAGGAAGGTGTATTCCAGTCTCCTTATATGGACGAGAATCTTTGGGATGATACGATTTGGATTTGGGATACGGAATTTATGGTTTTGTTCTGCCGGTATGCTCCTGCTGTTTTTCCCGGAATAGAGAGCTTGGATAACTTTTATGAGTCAATCTTGAATAAAAAATCTTCTTCACTCAGAATACAGCATCCGGATAACCCGCCTTTCTATTCATGGGTGGAATATGAATATTATAAGATGACGGGGAATAAGGAACGCATTAGGAAGGTGTTGAAAGATGAGCAGTTCCTGCAACGCCACTATTATTGGTTTGACTCTTTGAAACGCGGGACTAAGCTGCATTTCAGACACGCACGGATTGCTTTGGAGAAAAGTGACATCGGTTATCGGTGGGGCTGGGTGCAGAGCGGTATGGACAATACTCCCCGTGGCAGAGGTCGTAAAGGAGAATTGTTGTGGATGGATGCGGTATCACAACAGGCTCTTTCGGCTTTGTATATCGAACGTCTGGCAAAGGAACTCGGAGACAAGCGGATTGCTAAAGAGTTTGCAGCCTTGTATAAAGAAAATAAAACCCTGTTGAATAAATACTACTGGGATGAAAAGGACGGATTTTATTACGACCTTTCCGAGAAAGATACGTCATTTGTGAAAGTCAGAACTCCGGCTGTGTATTGGTCGATGCTTGCCGAAATACCTGATAAGGGACAAGCGGAACGTTTGGTGAAATATGCTGATGCTCCGGACGAATTTGGTGGAAAATATCCTTGGCCGTCTGTTGCCAGAAGTGACAAGGACTATAATCATGAGATTGGGGATTATTGGCGGGGCGCCGTATGGCTTCCACTTGCTTATATGTCTACCAAGGCGCTTGAGACTTACGGATATTATGATATTGCTTATGAGAACTCTTATAAACTGTTGTCCCAGATGTCCGAAACTTATCGGACTTTTAAGCCGGCAACCGTTTGGGAATGTTACTCTCCTTCGGCTCCCCGACCGTCCGAACGGCAGTATAAGGATAAACGGGAGTTGGTGAGACATGATTTTTGCGGCTGGTCTGCGTTGGGGCCGATTTCTCTTTTTATTGAAAACGTATTGGGCTTTTATAATATTGACGCTACCCGGGATTTGATTGAATGGCATAAGAAAGGTCAGGGTGAGCAGGGATTGCGGAATCTTAGGTTTGGAAGTACTATAACTGATATTGTAGCCAATGGTCAGCAAGTGCAGGTGAAAAGCAATAAACCTTATACCTTGAAGATTAACGGCAAGAAATATAGAATAAAAGAAGGCGAACAAATTATTACTATAAAACCATGA